Proteins encoded in a region of the Takifugu flavidus isolate HTHZ2018 chromosome 10, ASM371156v2, whole genome shotgun sequence genome:
- the si:ch211-261d7.3 gene encoding uncharacterized protein si:ch211-261d7.3 produces MTEYYEEGGLLYEQSPPMHIKVESPEGPFGGGASENGFPREDEDSEGSCDQSSGLPGGLPFNVVVVHPNIMAPGMSSDDLLSIEQNRAMSAALAAGGAGKRKSRFSGAELEVLVSEVTRCEGELFGPAGRLRRRERERIWAGILERVNAVSRVPRTLREVKKRWDDLKRRNGGRLANARHRSCYLPSSRGASMLGRSSQASPRLQQGRQKSIRPKPSFSCFPDSDAGVGVEGPERDSLEKDEDVSERDRDLGQPDCEGENSMEEKLGLGLSLGIGPPPPSERWLPPSPLYSAPFLNGSPQPSSPQPSLGAQQGPLEAPLRSTWLEDELRGLGEAAVQLGNRMEKSLREFSEGFRQDMRTLVASQETLALSLQQNNVLLQRLLGVLEAQQQPQPHQHRVQQAHQPQTTQQHLQPQQQLQHLEHLELQQQRIEAPLQAQPSHQQQPQQHPTQVQQPENTQHANNLSGVATVPEPSSPDLRGTFPSDLPEANGGMPRSRRGRVVDHRRRRRR; encoded by the exons ATGACTGAGTACTACGAGGAGGGGGGGCTGCTGTATGAGCAATCACCTCCCATGCACATCAAAGTGGAGTCTCCAGAGGGACCCTTTGGAGGAGGAGCCTCGGAGAACGGCTTCCCCAGGGAAGATGAGGACTCAGAGGGCAGCTGTGACCAGAGCAGCGGGTTACCTGGCGGGCTCCCGTTCAACGTAGTAGTGGTACACCCAAACATCATGGCACCCGGCATGTCCTCGGACGACCTGTTGTCTATTGAACAAA ACAGGGCGATGTCAGCTGCACTGGCTGCAGGTGGTGCCGGTAAAAGAAAGAGTCGTTTCAGCGGGGCGGagctggaggtgctggtttCTGAGGTCACCCGGTGCGAGGGCGAGCTCTTCGGTCCTGCGGGGAGGCTTCGACGCCGTGAGAGAGAGCGAATCTGGGCGGGAATCCTCGAGAGAGTCAACGCCGTGTCCAGAGTCCCGCGCACCCTGCGTGAGGTGAAGAAGCGCTGGGACGATCTGAAGAGGCGCAACGGGGGCAGGCTGGCGAACGCTCGCCACCGTAGCTGTTATCTACCTTCCAGCAGAGGGGCTTCGATGCTCGGGCGGTCATCTCAGGCAAGTCCCAGGCTTCAGCAGGGCAGACAGAAAAGCATCAGACCAAAGCCCAGCTTCTCATGCTTCCCTGACTCTGATGCAG GTGTGGGGGTCGAAGGCCCAGAGAGAGACAGTTTGGAGAAAGATGAGGACGTTTCTGAGCGTGACCGAGACCTGGGACAGCCCGACTGTGAAGGGGAGAATAGCATGGAGGAGaaactggggctggggctgagCCTGGGCATCGGACCGCCTCCTCCATCAGAGCGTTGGCTGCCTCCTTCGCCGCTGTACAGCGCTCCTTTCCTCAACGGCAGCCCCCAACCCAGCAGTCCACAGCCGTCTCTTGGAGCGCAGCAAGGTCCCCTGGAGGCCCCTCTGCGCAGCACCTGGCTGGAAGACGAACTTCGGGGTTTAGGGGAGGCGGCAGTGCAGCTGGGCAATCGGATGGAGAAGAGCCTGCGGGAGTTTAGCGAAGGTTTCCGACAGGACATGAGAACACTTGTGGCCTCGCAGGAGACGTTAGCGCTGAGTCTCCAGCAAAACAACGTCCTCTTGCAGAGGCTGCTGGGCGTGCTTGAGgctcagcagcagccgcagccacaTCAGCACCGCGTCCAACAAGCACACCAGCCACAGACCACCCAACAGCACttacagccgcagcagcagctgcagcacctggaacacctggaattgcagcagcagcggatCGAGGCGCCGCTGCAAGCACAGCCTTcgcatcagcagcagccacaacagCACCCGACACAAGTACAGCAGCCAGAGAACACGCAGCACGCTAACAACCTGTCGGGCGTAGCGACGGTACCCGAACCATCGTCCCCGGACTTACGCGGCACTTTTCCCTCGGATCTTCCGGAGGCAAACGGAGGCATGCCGAGGTCACGGCGAGGACGGGTCGTGGATCACAGGCGCAGAAGAAGGCGCTGA
- the LOC130532757 gene encoding trypsin-3-like translates to MEAFIVLALIAAAYAAPIDEDDKIVGGYECRKNSVAYQVSLNSGYHFCGGSLISSTWVVSAAHCYKSRIQVRLGEHNIAVNEGTEQFINSAKVISHPNYNSKNLDNDIMLIKLSSPAKLNSYVRTVSLPSGCASAGSSCLISGWGNTSGSGIDFPDSLMCLDAPILSDSSCRNSYPGEITPNMFCAGFLEGGKDSCQVDSGGPLVCNGQLQGVVSWGHGCAQKNKPGVYAKVCNYNSWIRDTMASN, encoded by the exons ATGGAGGCCTTCATTGTTCTGGCTCTGATCGCGGCAGCAT ACGCTGCCCCCATCGATGAGGATGACAAGATTGTCGGAGGCTATGAGTGCAGAAAGAACTCTGTGGCCTACCAGGTCTCTCTGAACTCTGGCTACCACTTCTGTGGAGGCTCCCTGATCTCCAGCACCTGGGTGGTGTCTGCTGCTCACTGCTACAAGTC CCGTATCCAGGTGCGTCTCGGCGAGCACAACATTGCTGTCAACGAGGGCACGGAGCAGTTCATCAACTCCGCCAAGGTCATTTCTCACCCCAACTACAACAGCAAAAACCTGGACAACGACATCATGCTGATCAAGCTGAGCAGCCCCGCCAAACTGAACAGCTACGTCCGCACCGTGTCCCTGCCCTCCGGCTGTGCCAGTGCTGGATCTTCCTGCCTGATCTCTGGATGGGGCAACACCAGCGGCTCTGGAA TCGACTTCCCTGACAGCCTGATGTGCCTGGATGCTCCCATCCTGAgcgacagcagctgcaggaactcCTACCCTGGTGAAATCACCCCCAACATGTTCTGTGCTGGATTCCTTGAGGGAGGCAAAGACTCCTGCCAG GTGGACTCTGGTGGCCCCCTGGTGTGCAACGGTCAGCTTCAGGGTGTGGTGTCCTGGGGTCACGGTTGTGCACAGAAGAACAAGCCCGGCGTCTACGCCAAGGtctgcaactacaacagctgGATCCGCGACACCATGGCCTCCAACTAA
- the LOC130532755 gene encoding trypsin-3-like produces the protein MKAFIVLALIAAAYAAPIDEDDKIVGGYECRKNSVAYQVSLNSGYHFCGGSLISSTWVVSAAHCYKSRIQVRLGEHNIAVNEGTEQFINSAKVIRHPRYSSYNLDNDIMLIKLSSPAKLNSYVRTVSLPSGCARAGSSCLISGWGNTSGSGSNYPDRLMCLDAPILSDSSCRNSYPGKITSNMFCAGFLEGGKDSCQGDSGGPVVCNGQLQGVVSWGYGCAQRNKPGVYAKVCNYNSWIRDTMASN, from the exons ATGAAGGCCTTCATTGTTCTGGCTCTGATCGCAGCAGCAT ACGCTGCCCCCATCGATGAGGATGACAAGATTGTCGGAGGCTATGAGTGCAGAAAGAACTCTGTGGCCTACCAGGTCTCTCTGAACTCTGGCTACCACTTCTGTGGAGGCTCCCTGATCTCCAGCACCTGGGTGGTGTCTGCTGCTCACTGCTACAAGTC CCGTATCCAGGTGCGTCTGGGCGAGCACAACATTGCTGTCAACGAGGGCACGGAGCAGTTCATCAACTCCGCCAAGGTCATCCGCCACCCCAGGTACAGCAGCTACAACCTGGACAACGACATCATGCTGATCAAGCTGAGCAGCCCCGCCAAACTGAACAGCTACGTCCGCACCGTGTCCCTGCCCTCCGGCTGTGCCAGGGCTGGATCTTCCTGCCTGATCTCTGGATGGGGCAACACCAGCGGCTCTGGAA GCAACTACCCTGACCGCCTGATGTGCCTGGATGCTCCCATCCTGAgcgacagcagctgcaggaactcCTACCCTGGTAAGATCACCTCCAACATGTTCTGTGCTGGATTCCTCGAGGGAGGCAAAGACTCCTGCCAG GGAGACTCCGGTGGCCCCGTGGTGTGCAACGGTCAGCTTCAGGGTGTGGTGTCCTGGGGTTACGGCTGCGCCCAGAGGAACAAGCCCGGCGTCTACGCCAAGGtctgcaactacaacagctgGATCCGCGACACCATGGCCTCCAACTAA
- the LOC130532756 gene encoding trypsin-3-like has translation MKAFIVLALIAAAYAAPIDEDDKIVGGYECRKNSVAYQVSLNSGYHFCGGSLISSTWVVSAAHCYKSRIQVRLGEHNIAVNEGTEQFINSAKVIRHPRYSSYNLDNDIMLIKLSSPAKLNSYVRTVSLPSGCARAGSSCLISGWGNTSGSGSNYPDRLMCLDAPILSDSSCRNSYPGKITSNMFCAGFLEGGKDSCQGDSGGPVVCNGQLQGVVSWGYGCAQRNKPGVYAKVCNYNSWIRDTMASN, from the exons ATGAAGGCCTTCATTGTTCTGGCTCTGATCGCAGCAGCAT ACGCTGCCCCCATCGATGAGGATGACAAGATTGTCGGAGGCTATGAGTGCAGAAAGAACTCTGTGGCCTACCAGGTCTCTCTGAACTCTGGCTACCACTTCTGTGGAGGCTCCCTGATCTCCAGCACCTGGGTGGTGTCTGCTGCTCACTGCTACAAGTC CCGTATCCAGGTGCGTCTCGGCGAGCACAACATTGCTGTCAACGAGGGCACGGAGCAGTTCATCAACTCCGCCAAGGTCATCCGCCACCCCAGGTACAGCAGCTACAACCTGGACAACGACATCATGCTGATCAAGCTGAGCAGCCCCGCCAAACTGAACAGCTACGTCCGCACCGTGTCCCTGCCCTCCGGCTGTGCCAGGGCTGGATCTTCCTGCCTGATCTCTGGATGGGGCAACACCAGCGGCTCTGGAA GCAACTACCCTGATCGCCTGATGTGCCTGGATGCTCCCATCCTGAgcgacagcagctgcaggaactcCTACCCTGGTAAGATCACCTCCAACATGTTCTGTGCTGGATTCCTCGAGGGAGGCAAAGACTCCTGCCAG GGAGACTCCGGTGGCCCCGTGGTGTGCAACGGTCAGCTTCAGGGTGTGGTGTCCTGGGGTTACGGCTGCGCCCAGAGGAACAAGCCCGGCGTCTACGCCAAGGtctgcaactacaacagctgGATCCGCGACACCATGGCCTCCAACTAA